In one Erythrobacteraceae bacterium WH01K genomic region, the following are encoded:
- the thyA gene encoding thymidylate synthase: MENRADPHPEQQYLDLMRRIWREGDERIDRTGIGTRSIFGTQLRFDLGGGAMPLLTTKRVYWKTATREMLWFLTGETNIRPLVLQGVKIWNEWPHARYVRETGDSIALDDFVARIAEDESFARRWGDLGPVYGKQWVDWPTWRYRKDGLYEPGEGINQVAQVVASLRDNPGSRRHIIEGWNVAELDRMALPPCHKTYQFHVAGQGADARLNCLLYQRSCDVALGLPFNLWSAALLQRMLAQQADLLPGELVWMGGDTHLYLNHADLIEEQLGREPQGRPTLEITRRPETIFDYAIEDFEVHGYAPHGPLKAPVAV; this comes from the coding sequence ATGGAAAATCGCGCAGACCCGCACCCCGAACAGCAATATCTCGACCTCATGCGCCGCATCTGGCGCGAGGGAGACGAGCGGATCGATCGCACGGGCATCGGAACGCGCTCGATCTTCGGGACGCAATTGCGATTCGACCTTGGCGGCGGGGCCATGCCGCTGCTGACGACGAAGCGCGTCTACTGGAAGACCGCAACGCGCGAGATGCTGTGGTTCCTGACCGGGGAGACCAATATCCGGCCGCTGGTCCTGCAGGGCGTGAAGATATGGAACGAATGGCCCCATGCCCGCTACGTGCGTGAAACCGGGGACAGCATCGCGCTCGATGACTTCGTGGCCCGTATTGCCGAAGATGAATCGTTTGCGCGCCGCTGGGGCGACCTTGGCCCTGTATACGGCAAGCAATGGGTCGACTGGCCCACCTGGCGATATCGCAAGGACGGCCTCTACGAGCCGGGCGAAGGCATCAACCAGGTGGCTCAGGTCGTTGCCTCGCTGAGGGACAATCCCGGCAGTCGCCGCCACATCATCGAAGGCTGGAACGTCGCGGAGCTCGACCGGATGGCCCTGCCGCCGTGTCACAAGACCTACCAGTTCCATGTCGCCGGGCAGGGCGCCGATGCCCGCCTGAATTGCCTGCTCTACCAGCGCAGCTGCGACGTGGCGCTGGGTCTGCCTTTCAACCTGTGGTCCGCAGCATTGCTGCAACGAATGTTGGCACAGCAGGCCGACCTGCTGCCGGGCGAACTGGTCTGGATGGGCGGGGACACGCATCTCTACCTCAATCACGCCGACCTGATCGAGGAACAGCTGGGGCGGGAACCGCAGGGTCGCCCGACGCTTGAGATTACGCGGCGTCCGGAAACGATATTCGACTATGCAATCGAGGATTTCGAGGTTCACGGCTACGCGCCGCACGGTCCGTTGAAGGCGCCGGTGGCCGTGTGA
- a CDS encoding 3-methyl-2-oxobutanoate dehydrogenase (2-methylpropanoyl-transferring) subunit alpha → MADRPEAEAGAGRNKPALSLHVPEPNFRPGDTVDYSHLKIPDAGQQMRPDEACDAMETAPLAHDLIRVLGDDDQAHGPWDPKLSPDTLREMMRHFALVRAFDERMFRGQRQGKTSFYMKCTGEEATSVATAMALASDDMVFPSYRQQGVLIARDYPLIEMINQIYSNKGDKLKGRQLPIMYSSREKSFFSISGNLATQTPQAVGWAMASAIKGDSRIAATWVGEGSTAEGDFHSACTFATVYNAPVILNVINNQWAISSFSGFAGGERTTFAARGLGYGLASLRVDGNDPLACYAAEKWAADRARSNAGPTLIEFFTYRAEGHSTSDDPSGYRSAQEREEWPLGDPINRLKKHLIAIGEWDEERQEALDAECVDLVKKTTKEAEKNGILGHGLHHPFRTMFEDVFEELPWHLKEQAEQAIHERETKFPEGLPARGGQG, encoded by the coding sequence ATGGCCGACAGGCCTGAAGCCGAAGCGGGAGCGGGGCGTAACAAGCCCGCGTTGTCCCTGCACGTGCCCGAACCCAATTTCCGTCCCGGCGATACCGTCGACTACAGCCATCTGAAGATCCCCGATGCGGGCCAGCAGATGCGCCCGGACGAGGCCTGCGATGCGATGGAAACCGCGCCGCTGGCACATGACCTGATCCGGGTGCTGGGCGATGACGACCAGGCGCACGGCCCATGGGATCCGAAGCTTTCGCCCGACACCCTGCGCGAAATGATGCGGCATTTCGCTCTCGTGCGCGCTTTCGATGAGCGGATGTTCCGCGGCCAGCGTCAGGGCAAGACCAGCTTCTACATGAAGTGTACCGGCGAAGAGGCAACCAGCGTCGCCACCGCCATGGCGCTCGCCAGCGATGACATGGTATTCCCCAGCTATCGCCAGCAGGGTGTCCTGATCGCGCGCGATTACCCGCTGATCGAGATGATCAACCAGATCTACTCGAACAAGGGCGACAAGCTGAAGGGCCGCCAGCTGCCGATCATGTATTCCAGCCGCGAGAAAAGCTTTTTCAGCATTTCCGGCAACCTCGCCACACAGACGCCGCAGGCGGTGGGCTGGGCAATGGCCAGTGCCATCAAGGGCGACAGCCGCATCGCCGCGACTTGGGTCGGCGAAGGCAGCACGGCAGAGGGAGACTTCCATTCCGCCTGTACATTCGCGACCGTCTACAACGCGCCGGTCATCCTGAACGTCATCAACAACCAGTGGGCGATCTCGAGTTTCAGCGGGTTCGCCGGCGGTGAGCGCACGACCTTTGCCGCGCGCGGCCTCGGCTATGGCCTCGCCAGCCTGCGTGTCGACGGAAACGACCCGCTTGCCTGCTATGCGGCCGAGAAATGGGCGGCCGACCGGGCGCGCTCCAATGCCGGGCCGACGCTCATCGAATTCTTCACCTACCGTGCGGAAGGGCATTCGACCTCCGACGATCCCAGTGGCTATCGCAGCGCGCAGGAACGCGAGGAATGGCCGCTGGGCGATCCGATCAACCGGCTGAAGAAGCACCTGATAGCCATCGGCGAATGGGACGAGGAACGGCAGGAGGCACTCGACGCCGAATGCGTCGACCTGGTGAAGAAGACGACCAAGGAAGCCGAGAAGAACGGTATCCTTGGCCACGGTCTCCACCACCCGTTCCGCACCATGTTCGAAGACGTGTTCGAGGAATTGCCCTGGCATCTGAAGGAACAGGCCGAACAGGCGATCCACGAACGGGAGACCAAGTTTCCCGAAGGACTACCGGCCAGGGGAGGGCAGGGCTGA
- a CDS encoding alpha-ketoacid dehydrogenase subunit beta: MIEAINEALDIMLERDKDTVVFGEDVGYFGGVFRCTAGLQEKHGKTRVFDTPINECGIIGVAVGMGAYGLRPIPEIQFADYIYPGLDQLISEAARLRYRSAAEYIAPLTVRSPFGGGIFGGQTHSQSPESLFTHVSGLKTVIPSTPYDAKGLLISAIEDNDPVIFFEPKRIYNGPFSGYYDKPVEPWKKHAQSVVPEGYYKIPLGKARQVTQGEQLTVLAYGTMVHVAEAVCREKGVEADILDLRTMVPLDIEAIEASVKRTGRCMIVHEATRTSGFGAELSALVQERCFYHLEAPIERVTGFDTPYPHSLEWAYFPGPVRIGEAIDKILKD, from the coding sequence ATGATCGAGGCGATTAACGAAGCGCTCGACATCATGTTGGAGCGGGACAAGGACACCGTCGTCTTCGGCGAGGATGTCGGCTATTTCGGCGGCGTTTTCCGCTGTACGGCCGGCTTGCAGGAAAAACACGGCAAGACGCGTGTGTTCGATACGCCCATCAACGAATGCGGCATCATCGGCGTGGCAGTCGGCATGGGCGCCTACGGCCTGCGGCCGATCCCGGAAATCCAGTTTGCCGATTACATCTATCCCGGGCTCGACCAGCTCATCAGCGAAGCGGCGCGGCTGCGCTATCGCTCGGCGGCGGAATATATCGCCCCGCTGACCGTTCGCAGCCCCTTCGGCGGCGGCATTTTCGGTGGGCAGACCCACAGCCAGAGCCCCGAATCGCTGTTCACCCACGTGTCCGGCCTGAAGACGGTCATCCCGTCCACGCCTTACGACGCGAAGGGCCTGCTGATCAGCGCGATCGAGGATAACGACCCGGTCATCTTCTTCGAGCCGAAGCGGATCTATAACGGGCCCTTCAGCGGCTATTACGACAAGCCGGTCGAGCCGTGGAAGAAGCACGCGCAAAGCGTCGTTCCCGAAGGGTATTACAAGATCCCGCTCGGCAAGGCGCGGCAGGTCACGCAAGGCGAGCAACTGACCGTGCTGGCTTACGGAACGATGGTCCACGTGGCCGAGGCCGTTTGCCGCGAGAAGGGCGTGGAGGCCGACATTCTCGACCTGCGAACCATGGTCCCGCTCGACATCGAGGCGATCGAGGCTTCGGTGAAGCGAACGGGCCGCTGCATGATCGTGCACGAGGCGACCCGCACATCGGGTTTCGGCGCGGAGCTTTCGGCTCTGGTGCAGGAACGCTGCTTCTACCATCTCGAGGCCCCGATCGAGCGCGTGACCGGTTTCGACACGCCCTATCCGCATAGTCTCGAATGGGCCTATTTCCCCGGTCCCGTCCGTATCGGCGAGGCCATCGACAAGATCCTGAAGGACTGA
- a CDS encoding dihydrolipoamide acetyltransferase family protein has protein sequence MAKFIFNMPDVGEGVAEAEIVEWHVKVGDTVSEDQHLVDVMTDKATIDIESPVDGKVIEVAGEVGDIIAVGSMLITVEVEGEVPDQHEDEEQPDNAGDPAPAPAPKDEEVEERIEVETSDPSDADDAMAADPQPAPKQETAPAPEPTQASKVLATPAVRKRAKELGIDLGQVKPAEDGRVRHGDLDQFLTYNSGYSAATPAREDEEKKVIGMRRKIAENMAASKRNIPHFSYVEEVDVTDLEEMRAQLNANRGEKSKLTILPLLITAICKTLPDFPMINARYDDEAGVVTRHGAVHMGMAAQTDAGLMVPVLKNAQAKNVWQLANEISRLAEAARTGKATKDELTGGTLTVTSLGPLGGIATTPVINRPEVAIIGPNKIVERPMYVGDGQGGERIEKRKLMNISISCDHRVVDGWDAASFVQALKKLLETPVLIVSN, from the coding sequence ATGGCGAAATTCATCTTCAACATGCCCGATGTGGGCGAAGGCGTGGCCGAGGCGGAAATCGTCGAATGGCACGTGAAGGTCGGCGACACCGTGTCCGAAGACCAGCACCTGGTCGACGTGATGACCGACAAGGCGACGATCGACATCGAAAGCCCTGTCGATGGTAAGGTGATCGAAGTCGCTGGCGAGGTGGGCGACATCATCGCCGTCGGCTCCATGCTGATCACGGTCGAAGTCGAAGGCGAGGTGCCCGACCAGCATGAGGACGAGGAGCAACCGGACAATGCCGGGGATCCGGCTCCGGCCCCAGCGCCGAAGGATGAAGAGGTCGAGGAGCGGATCGAGGTCGAGACTTCCGATCCCTCGGACGCCGACGATGCCATGGCGGCCGACCCGCAGCCGGCCCCGAAACAGGAAACTGCTCCTGCGCCTGAGCCCACCCAGGCGTCGAAGGTCCTCGCTACCCCGGCCGTGCGCAAACGCGCGAAGGAGCTCGGGATCGACCTGGGGCAGGTCAAACCTGCCGAGGACGGCCGCGTGCGTCACGGCGATCTCGACCAGTTCCTGACCTATAATTCGGGCTATTCCGCCGCCACTCCGGCGCGCGAGGACGAGGAAAAGAAGGTCATCGGCATGCGGCGGAAGATCGCCGAGAACATGGCCGCATCGAAGCGCAACATCCCGCATTTCTCCTACGTCGAGGAAGTCGACGTGACCGATCTCGAAGAAATGCGCGCGCAGCTGAACGCCAATCGCGGCGAGAAGTCGAAACTGACGATCCTGCCGCTGTTAATCACGGCCATCTGCAAGACATTGCCGGATTTCCCGATGATCAATGCCCGCTATGACGATGAGGCAGGCGTTGTGACCCGTCACGGTGCCGTGCACATGGGGATGGCGGCACAGACCGATGCGGGGCTGATGGTCCCTGTCCTGAAGAATGCGCAGGCGAAGAACGTCTGGCAGCTGGCGAACGAGATTTCCCGCCTCGCAGAGGCTGCTCGCACCGGCAAGGCGACGAAGGACGAACTGACCGGCGGCACGCTGACGGTCACATCGCTCGGCCCGCTCGGCGGGATTGCCACGACGCCGGTCATCAATCGTCCCGAAGTCGCTATCATCGGCCCGAACAAGATCGTCGAGCGTCCGATGTATGTCGGCGACGGGCAGGGGGGCGAGCGGATCGAGAAACGCAAGCTGATGAATATCTCGATCAGCTGTGATCACCGCGTGGTCGATGGCTGGGACGCGGCAAGCTTCGTCCAGGCGCTGAAGAAGCTGCTGGAAACGCCGGTCCTGATCGTTTCGAACTAG
- a CDS encoding nitronate monooxygenase family protein — MKTAITEMFGIQHPIIQGGMHYVGFAEMAAAVSNAGGLGIITGLTQGTPEKLANEIAKCRDMTDKPFGVNLTLLPTLTPPDYPGLVKAIIEGGVKVVETAGRNPSELLPPLKDAGIRVIHKCTSVRHSLKAQDIGCDAVSVDGFECGGHPGEDDVPNFILLPRAADELDIPFVSSGGMADGRSLVASLAMGAEGMNMGTRFIATKEAPVHENVKKAIVAASELDTRLVMRPLRNTERVMTNEAVERLLEKEKRLGDDIKFEDIIEEVAGVYPKIMMEGDMDKGAWSCGMVAGLIKDIPTCQELIDGIMQQAEDILSRMNGLAKAG, encoded by the coding sequence ATGAAAACCGCCATCACCGAAATGTTCGGCATTCAGCACCCCATCATCCAGGGCGGAATGCATTATGTCGGATTTGCTGAAATGGCAGCGGCGGTTTCCAATGCCGGGGGTCTGGGCATCATTACCGGCCTGACGCAGGGCACGCCGGAGAAGCTGGCGAACGAAATCGCCAAGTGCCGCGACATGACGGACAAGCCCTTCGGCGTGAACCTGACGCTGCTTCCCACCCTGACGCCGCCCGATTACCCCGGCCTGGTGAAAGCCATCATCGAAGGCGGGGTGAAGGTGGTCGAGACCGCCGGACGCAACCCTTCCGAACTGCTTCCGCCGCTGAAGGATGCCGGGATCAGGGTCATCCACAAATGCACCAGCGTGCGACACTCCCTGAAAGCGCAGGATATCGGCTGCGACGCGGTGTCTGTCGACGGCTTCGAATGCGGTGGCCATCCGGGCGAGGACGATGTGCCGAACTTCATCCTCCTGCCGCGGGCGGCCGATGAACTCGACATCCCCTTCGTATCGAGCGGCGGCATGGCCGACGGGCGCAGTCTCGTCGCCAGCCTCGCCATGGGGGCAGAGGGCATGAACATGGGCACGCGATTCATCGCGACGAAGGAAGCGCCGGTGCACGAGAACGTGAAGAAGGCCATCGTCGCGGCGAGCGAGCTGGACACCCGGCTCGTCATGCGGCCCCTCCGCAACACGGAGCGCGTGATGACGAACGAAGCTGTAGAACGCCTGCTGGAGAAGGAAAAGCGCCTCGGCGACGACATAAAGTTCGAAGACATCATCGAGGAAGTCGCGGGCGTCTATCCCAAGATCATGATGGAAGGCGACATGGACAAGGGTGCATGGAGCTGCGGCATGGTGGCTGGCCTTATTAAAGACATTCCCACCTGCCAGGAACTGATCGACGGTATCATGCAGCAGGCGGAAGATATTCTCTCGCGCATGAACGGTCTCGCCAAGGCAGGCTGA
- a CDS encoding MFS transporter produces the protein MTKTANGAGGDPSDRPSWRTSISFGLGAVAFGVKDGGFNYFLLLFYGTVVGLEPGLVGLAIFIALFVDALSDPLVGYWSDNFRSRWGRRHPFIYASALPCAVSFWFLWNPPDGWSDAQLFAYLLVVAIIIRTAITFYQTPSSAMLPELSSNYRERTRLEAYRVFFGWLGGASLAALMFGVWLVPTEEFGDGILNRDAYSTYGFVASILMFLSIVISGIGTHSEIAGFRDPPVRDRRLSIREIFREIYESLADKSFLAIFWTAVLGSTATGVSTSLTFIMWTYFWGFDEGERFLLTAFVFLSVLVAFLLAPLAVRVWGKKRAVIRLGIVAFTVLPGIVALRLAGLLPENGDSALFPTVAVIYVIDMALVIAAQIVIYSMVADLVEGGELRTGRRSEGVYYSAITFTRKTVVGIGALIGGLILSAVAIPDGADPSSVAEDKLFTLGALYAPALFILWMGMLGAVSRYRIDEATHEANLRRLQERRGG, from the coding sequence ATAACGAAAACTGCCAACGGCGCGGGAGGAGACCCTTCCGACAGGCCTTCATGGCGAACCAGCATATCCTTCGGCCTCGGCGCGGTGGCCTTCGGCGTGAAGGACGGGGGCTTCAACTATTTCCTGCTGCTGTTCTACGGCACGGTCGTCGGACTGGAGCCCGGCCTCGTCGGCCTTGCCATTTTCATTGCCCTGTTCGTCGATGCGCTGAGCGATCCGCTGGTCGGATACTGGTCCGACAATTTCCGCTCCCGATGGGGGCGTCGCCACCCCTTCATCTATGCCTCTGCCCTGCCCTGTGCGGTCAGTTTCTGGTTCCTCTGGAATCCGCCTGACGGGTGGAGCGACGCCCAGCTGTTCGCCTACCTGCTGGTGGTGGCGATCATAATCCGCACGGCCATCACGTTCTACCAGACGCCCAGTTCCGCCATGCTGCCCGAACTTTCGTCCAATTACCGGGAGCGTACGCGGCTGGAGGCGTACCGGGTTTTCTTCGGCTGGCTGGGCGGTGCGTCCCTTGCAGCGCTGATGTTCGGCGTATGGCTGGTGCCGACAGAGGAATTCGGTGACGGCATTCTCAACCGCGATGCCTATTCCACCTATGGTTTCGTCGCTTCGATCCTGATGTTCCTCAGCATCGTGATCAGCGGTATCGGCACGCACAGCGAAATCGCCGGTTTTCGCGACCCGCCGGTGCGGGATCGACGCCTGAGCATCCGGGAAATCTTCCGCGAAATCTACGAATCGCTCGCCGACAAGAGCTTCCTGGCGATTTTCTGGACCGCCGTGCTGGGATCGACCGCAACCGGCGTGTCCACTTCGCTCACCTTCATCATGTGGACCTATTTCTGGGGCTTCGACGAGGGCGAACGGTTCCTGCTGACAGCGTTCGTGTTCCTGTCCGTGCTGGTCGCTTTCCTGCTCGCCCCCCTGGCGGTGCGTGTCTGGGGCAAGAAGCGCGCGGTGATCCGGCTGGGGATCGTCGCCTTCACCGTCCTTCCGGGGATCGTCGCGCTCAGGCTGGCGGGACTTCTGCCGGAGAACGGGGACTCCGCCCTCTTCCCCACGGTCGCGGTCATCTACGTCATCGACATGGCGCTGGTCATCGCTGCGCAGATCGTCATCTACTCGATGGTCGCCGACCTGGTGGAAGGCGGGGAATTGCGGACCGGCAGGCGCTCGGAAGGCGTGTATTATTCCGCCATCACCTTCACCCGCAAAACCGTGGTCGGTATCGGGGCGCTGATCGGCGGCCTGATCCTGTCGGCCGTGGCCATTCCCGACGGCGCGGACCCGTCCAGCGTCGCAGAGGACAAGCTGTTCACGCTGGGCGCGCTTTACGCCCCGGCGCTGTTCATCCTCTGGATGGGAATGCTGGGGGCCGTGTCACGCTATCGCATCGACGAAGCGACGCACGAGGCGAACCTGCGCCGCCTGCAGGAACGCCGGGGCGGCTGA
- a CDS encoding DUF2842 domain-containing protein encodes MSEEPTWRVPVGILGLILGLIVYALVVARYVPDVVGDWHAVLQTVVYLFFGLVWLLPLRRLLVWMESGRPR; translated from the coding sequence ATGAGTGAAGAACCGACCTGGCGGGTGCCCGTGGGCATATTGGGTCTGATACTCGGCCTGATCGTCTACGCGCTCGTCGTCGCCCGTTACGTGCCGGATGTGGTCGGGGACTGGCATGCCGTGCTGCAGACGGTCGTCTATCTCTTCTTCGGTCTCGTCTGGCTGTTGCCGCTGCGGCGCCTGCTGGTCTGGATGGAATCGGGCAGGCCGCGTTGA
- a CDS encoding 5-formyltetrahydrofolate cyclo-ligase has translation MEAKTVLRERFRQERRDHVAAQPDRIRALLFHRPPAPLIPMIPAGATIGLYAATDAEAPTMGYARYFHEQGHPLALPRFAGGAEAMHFATFADPYEEDALVEGPFGIRQPAAGAETVVPVAVFVPLVAFTDEGARLGQGGGHYDRWLAGHPDVLPIGMAWDVQQAGTLPTEPHDRLMAAIVTPTRFHGPFVRENA, from the coding sequence GTGGAAGCAAAGACGGTCTTGAGAGAACGCTTCCGGCAGGAACGGCGCGACCATGTCGCCGCACAGCCGGACCGGATCAGGGCCCTGCTGTTCCATCGCCCCCCCGCGCCGCTGATCCCGATGATCCCGGCAGGCGCGACCATCGGTCTTTACGCAGCGACCGATGCCGAAGCGCCCACCATGGGCTACGCCAGATATTTTCACGAGCAGGGCCATCCCCTCGCTCTCCCCCGTTTCGCAGGCGGGGCGGAAGCGATGCATTTCGCGACCTTCGCCGATCCGTATGAGGAGGACGCGCTGGTCGAAGGGCCGTTCGGTATCCGGCAACCGGCAGCGGGCGCGGAAACGGTCGTACCCGTTGCCGTGTTCGTTCCCCTTGTCGCGTTCACGGATGAAGGGGCGCGGCTGGGTCAGGGCGGCGGTCATTACGATCGCTGGCTGGCAGGCCACCCGGATGTGCTGCCCATCGGCATGGCGTGGGATGTGCAGCAGGCCGGCACCCTGCCCACAGAACCACACGACCGGCTGATGGCTGCCATCGTCACCCCCACCCGTTTCCATGGCCCCTTCGTGAGGGAAAACGCATGA
- the zapA gene encoding cell division protein ZapA produces the protein MKTIELRVGGQSFSISCPEGQEEHVQALGASIDEKFQPMAPQFAQNLLFASLQLADELHEARKATRMANADKKVIADSFDSYRAEMQDRQRDADTALGQRDQLKAKIVELEEELGRMQSAQQSTSEETAGIRQELNDLREKELGWEAEENTLRARIADLEQQRAEAQQARSRTPPEATLRQALGGAPSGPDEADLPPALERFAQLLEETADKLEARGA, from the coding sequence ATGAAAACGATCGAACTGCGCGTTGGCGGACAGTCTTTCTCGATCTCCTGTCCCGAAGGGCAGGAAGAGCACGTCCAGGCGCTGGGCGCGTCGATCGACGAAAAATTCCAGCCCATGGCCCCGCAATTCGCGCAGAACCTGCTGTTCGCATCGCTCCAGCTGGCCGACGAACTGCACGAGGCGCGCAAGGCGACCCGGATGGCGAACGCGGACAAGAAAGTCATCGCCGACTCGTTCGATTCCTATCGCGCCGAAATGCAGGACCGCCAGCGGGACGCCGACACCGCCCTCGGCCAGCGTGACCAGCTGAAGGCGAAAATCGTCGAGTTGGAAGAAGAACTGGGTCGGATGCAGTCGGCACAGCAGAGCACTTCGGAAGAAACGGCCGGCATTCGCCAGGAATTGAACGACCTGCGCGAGAAGGAGCTGGGCTGGGAAGCAGAGGAAAACACGCTGCGCGCCCGGATTGCGGATCTCGAACAGCAACGTGCCGAAGCGCAGCAGGCAAGATCTCGCACACCGCCGGAAGCTACCCTGAGGCAGGCCCTTGGCGGAGCGCCGTCCGGACCGGACGAGGCCGATCTTCCCCCGGCACTGGAGAGATTTGCCCAATTGCTGGAAGAAACCGCCGACAAGCTGGAAGCGCGCGGCGCTTGA
- the tkt gene encoding transketolase, with product MSPHSAGFDNDRLVPMANAIRALSMDAVQAANSGHPGMPMGMADVAAVLWSKFLKFDPSTPDWADRDRFVLSAGHGSMLIYSLLHLSGYAAPTMEDIRNFRQLGSPCAGHPENFLLPGVEATTGPLGQGVAMAVGMAMAERHLNAEFGDDLVDHKTWVIAGDGCLMEGINHEAIGLAGHLKLGRLNVLWDDNNITIDGAADLSTSENILARYEATGWHIVRCDGHDFKDIERALAEAEESERPSIVACRTVIGRGAPNKQGTSATHGAPLGPEEIAAARETLGWEHDPFVVPDDILGDWSETAKYGREAHAAWAGRLSDSGRKADFENRMASVADLAGPALEEHIAALAKEPQKVATRKASELALGPLTAKIPHMIGGSADLTGSNNTKTASTAPFTADNYDGRYVYYGIREFGMAAAMNGMMLHGGIVPYGGTFLIFSDYCRNAIRLSALQQVGAVYVLTHDSIGLGEDGPTHQPIEQVMSLRLIPNLNVYRPCDTIETAECWALALQTPETPSVLALSRQGLPQLRGEGDEDWSAANNRSAKGAYRLREAGAARKVVIVATGSEVALAMECAERLEADGTGCDVVSMPCMDLFEQQDDAYRTDLLPEDALIVSIEAGSTLGWERYTGRSGLNIGLDRFGASAPAGDLFEKFGFTADAIVPQITNKLNA from the coding sequence ATGAGCCCCCATTCCGCCGGGTTTGATAACGACCGCCTCGTTCCCATGGCGAATGCCATCCGCGCGCTGTCCATGGATGCCGTGCAGGCCGCCAATTCGGGGCATCCCGGCATGCCGATGGGCATGGCCGACGTGGCCGCGGTGTTGTGGTCGAAGTTCCTGAAATTCGATCCCTCTACGCCCGACTGGGCCGACCGCGACCGTTTCGTGCTGAGCGCAGGTCACGGCTCGATGCTGATCTACAGCCTGCTCCACCTCTCGGGCTATGCAGCGCCGACGATGGAGGACATCCGAAATTTCCGGCAGCTGGGAAGCCCGTGTGCCGGACATCCGGAGAATTTCCTCCTGCCGGGCGTGGAAGCGACGACCGGCCCGTTGGGTCAGGGCGTGGCGATGGCCGTCGGCATGGCAATGGCGGAGCGGCATCTTAACGCAGAGTTCGGGGATGACCTCGTCGATCACAAGACCTGGGTCATCGCAGGCGACGGCTGCCTGATGGAAGGCATCAACCACGAGGCGATCGGCCTGGCGGGTCATTTGAAGCTGGGCCGCCTGAACGTGTTGTGGGACGACAACAACATCACCATCGACGGGGCGGCAGATCTGTCGACCAGCGAAAACATTCTCGCCCGTTACGAGGCGACGGGTTGGCATATCGTCCGCTGCGACGGACATGATTTCAAGGACATAGAGCGCGCTCTTGCCGAGGCGGAGGAGAGCGAGCGTCCCTCCATCGTCGCCTGCCGCACGGTGATCGGCCGCGGCGCTCCGAACAAGCAGGGGACCAGCGCAACCCATGGCGCGCCGCTGGGGCCGGAGGAAATCGCAGCCGCCCGCGAGACGCTGGGCTGGGAACACGATCCCTTCGTCGTGCCGGACGATATCCTGGGCGACTGGTCCGAAACGGCGAAATACGGCCGCGAGGCACACGCCGCATGGGCGGGCCGCCTGTCGGATTCCGGGCGCAAGGCGGATTTCGAGAACCGGATGGCTTCGGTCGCCGATCTTGCCGGTCCCGCGCTTGAAGAGCACATTGCGGCATTGGCAAAGGAACCGCAGAAGGTCGCCACCCGCAAGGCATCGGAATTGGCACTGGGCCCGCTGACAGCGAAGATCCCGCACATGATCGGCGGTTCGGCCGACCTCACCGGCTCCAACAACACCAAGACCGCCAGCACCGCGCCGTTCACCGCCGACAATTACGATGGCCGCTATGTCTATTACGGCATCCGCGAGTTTGGCATGGCTGCGGCCATGAACGGCATGATGCTGCATGGCGGCATCGTACCTTACGGCGGTACGTTCCTGATTTTCAGCGATTATTGCCGCAATGCGATACGCCTGTCGGCTCTGCAGCAGGTGGGGGCCGTCTATGTCCTGACGCATGATTCCATCGGCCTTGGAGAAGACGGCCCGACCCACCAGCCGATCGAGCAGGTAATGAGCCTGCGCCTGATCCCCAATCTCAACGTCTATCGTCCCTGCGATACGATCGAGACGGCGGAATGCTGGGCGCTGGCACTGCAGACGCCCGAAACGCCTTCGGTCCTCGCGCTATCCCGCCAGGGCCTGCCGCAGCTGCGCGGCGAGGGCGACGAAGACTGGTCGGCTGCGAACAACCGCAGCGCGAAGGGCGCCTACCGCCTCCGCGAAGCCGGTGCGGCGCGCAAGGTCGTCATTGTCGCCACCGGTTCCGAAGTCGCGCTGGCAATGGAATGTGCCGAGCGGCTCGAGGCGGACGGGACCGGCTGCGATGTCGTGTCCATGCCTTGCATGGACCTGTTCGAACAGCAGGACGATGCCTACCGCACTGACCTGCTGCCGGAGGATGCGCTTATCGTCTCGATCGAGGCGGGCAGCACGCTGGGCTGGGAACGCTATACCGGGCGCAGCGGCCTCAATATCGGGCTCGACCGGTTCGGGGCGAGTGCGCCGGCGGGCGATCTGTTCGAAAAATTCGGCTTTACCGCGGACGCCATCGTTCCGCAGATCACCAACAAACTCAACGCTTAA